ACGGCGCCCGCGCCGATCACGGCGTGACTCCCGACGGTGACGCCATCGAGAATGACAACGTGGGAACCGATCCAGACATCGTCTCCGATGCTGATGCCGGAGGTCACGAGAGGTTGCCGGAAGACCTCGGTGCCCGGTTCCATCGAGTGATTGAAGCCGAGAATCGACGTGTGGGCTCCGATGCGGACGGCGTCACCCATCGAGACGTCGCCGCGGACGACGCAGAACGGGTTCACCGAGCAGTCAGAGCCAATCACGATCCGATCGGTAACGTAGGCGGATGCGGCGATGTAGCTGCGATCTCCAAGGGAGAACTGGGCAGGGTGCACGGAGGCGAGCTCAGAGATGACGCAGTCGTCGCCGATTCGCCACGAAGGATGCTCTCGCTTCAGCGTTGCCTGGTAGGCACGCTGGGCGTCGTGCTCGTCAGTGGAACCCTCTGCCCAGAACGACCACGGGGAATGCTCGAAGCGGCTGATCACGACGGCGTTCCCGGTGCAGCCGCCGACGCGCGCACATTGAGGGAGGGGCTGAGGAGCACCCGATGCGCGGCCCGGTCCGGGTCGGCGAGGCGACCGAGGAGCAGATCGTAGGCTGTGCGGCCGAGCTCGAAACGCGGTGGATGGACAGCCGTGAGAGCCGGGCTGCCGAGGCGAGCAATCTCATCGTCATACGCGATCACCGAGAGGTCGCCCGGAATCGACAGACCTCGAGCAAGAGCGAGATCCACAATGGCGAGAGCCACGGCATCCGGGTGAATGAGCACGCCCGTCACCCCCTCGTCTTTCAACCGATCGAGGATCCGCGCCGCTGACGTGCCGAACTCAGGAGTCCGATGGTCGGCGACGACGTGCTCAGTTGCCGTGACGTTCACTGACGCACACCCGGGTCGCCACCCGCTGATGATTTTGCGAGATGTCGGAGAATCCTGCGTCGTGATCAAACTGAGGCGCCGGTGCCCAAGCTCTGCCAAATGGTGTGCGGCCATGGCCGCGCCCAAAGCGTGGTCGGTCGTGACGGACTCGGCAGGCGTGCTGTCAACCGGCATGGTCGCATCGCGTTCTGCAAGCACGAACGGCAGCCCGGTATCGTGCAGCCACTCCACGACATCCCCCGCGTGTGGAGTATCGGTGTTGGGAGCGACGATGAACGCATCTGCTCCCTCACGTTCGACCATGCGCTGCAGAACCGGGCGCTCATCCTGAAGTTCATACGACGTTCCGCGCACCAGCACGCGCGCACCGTTGGAGCTCGCACGCTCTTCGATGCCGCGGACAACACCCGGCCAGTAGTAGCTGAGCGACGGCACGAGCACCCCGACAGTGCTAATCGTCGTTCGCCGTTCCACGGCGTCAGCGACGATGCCACCTTCGGGCGGTACGGCACCTCCGTGCACTCGAAGCAGCAGCCCCTCCGCCTCCATGAGCTTCAGGTCTCGGCGCAGAGTGACGGCAGTGACTCCGAGCTGGTCAGTGAGCGCGGTAATGCGCACGGAGCCGGCACTCGCGAGGGCACGCAGAATCGCTTTTCGCCTGGATGCCGCGAGCGGCGCATTGGGCTCGTTCATCGTTCTCCTCCTGAGCAATCTTGCCTTATCGTCACCGTCACCTCTGAAAGCGCGGACACATCGATGTCGAGTCTCGTGAGCCTCTCACCCCAAACGTCCGTCTGCAGTGGGTCGTCGAGGTGCCTGGCAGTGAGCCTCGCCGGTGCAGGGGGGTTCCATGTCAGTTCCACCGGCGTCGCGCCGTCGAGCGGGACGACTCGGGCCGTGCCCGAGAACAGCGTGACGTGGCCAGCGAGCAGAAGACGAACCTCGCTCAAACTCGCGTCGCGCAGCGCGTCATCGAGCCATGTCCAGCTGTCGTGAACGGTCGCCGAGCGTGCAGATCGGTCTAGCCGCGCCACTCGATTCCAGCTGACCCGGTCGGCCAGACCATAGGCTGACGCGAGCTCGAACGAAAGCGCATCATTATCAACAGACACTGCGCTCGCGGCGTGGTCGGAGCCCGTCAGCTGCGTGTGGCCCGCAATGACAGGGGCACTGTGCCAGGAGCTCTGCATCATCCACAGGGCATAGCGGTTCTCGCTGAACGTCTGGGCCGTGTAGGTGGGACGCCCGGCATCGACGACGACGGGCACACCGTCGCTGGCAACAATGACTGAGCCGACGTCATTGTGATTGTGGCTCTCATCGTTGTGGCCACCCTTGGCGACCACGGTCAGGCCGCGTGAGGCGCCCGCTGTCTCGCGCACAATGAGCATCTGCGTCGATGGCAGCCACACCCGCTCAGGCAGTGGCGCACGACCGCTGTCGTCTGCGTGCTCATCGGTCAGCGACAGAAGCAGGCGCCCGAGGTTCATCGTCTCGTCCGCGTCGATAATCGGATGCTGGGAACGAGCGAACTCGATCGCCTGACGATCGCCTACACGGCGGCCGGCCCGAGCAAGCACATGCCACGGCTGCGGCTCACGAGAGCGTGCTCGCGCGTCGGCGACAGACACGAACCAATCGCCTCCGAGATGCATCCGATGGGGAAACGCGATCGTCTCGCGCACAGTGGGGATCGCGCTGAGTGGGTCGACGGCGTCGCCGGTTGCGAACGCGAGCAGATCGAGGGCCTCGAGAAGCCGGGCGGCACCGGCCCACCAATACTGGTAACCCTCGTCAACGGCGCCGTCTGTCGGCAGATCGGCAACATAACGGTCAAGGCCGACCATGACACGACCGACGATTTGTGCGCGCAGTGCTGCATCAGCCGGTGAATCGAGAAGGCGCAGCGCTGCCGTCAGGATGTTGCCGAGAATCCAGGGCGTCCAGTTGATGGTTGTGCGCTCGTCGCCCATCCACCACCAATCGCTTCGCGTGACAAAAGGATCGAACACACGCGAGCGAACCTCATGCCGAATGCGCTCCCGCACGCCCGGGTACAGCGCTTCGAGTTCGGCACCGAGAACGTGATCAAGCCACGCGAGATGGGCGGCAATCTCCCCGGCGCCGAGGTCGATCACCGGTGCAGTGACATCCGGAAGCACCCACTCCCGACGAACGTGTGCCTCGTCGTGGGCGGGCCAGCACCAGCTGCTCTGCTCGCACAGCAGGATCACGCCGTCGAGAACCTCAGGAAGCCAGGTTTCATCGCCGGTGAGAGTGGCAGCGATAACGGACCGGCTGCTGCGCTGCACGCGTGCAAAGGCGTGCTGCTCCCACGTGCCGCGGTCTCCGTCGTGATGGTATCGCGCGGCATCGTGCGCAAGTGGCTGGGGCCACGACGTGCCTGAGTCGGCGAGTGCTCGCCGGACCAGTTCGGGCGCCGCGGCGTTGCGCCAGGCGTCACGATCGTGTGCGGGCGGCGCAGGCAGCGATGCTGACGGACTGAGAAGTCGATTCTCAAGTGCCGTCGGAAGCTGGTGGACGGTGCACCCCAGCTGAGAAATCACGACGCTCAGCAGTGGCCCCGCATCCATTCGTTTCATCGTCATTGTTCCTGTCACCGTTTTGATGTGCGCGATGAAACGATCATAACCGAACATGATGATCATAAAAGTATTGAACGTTGCGCATCTGATTGCTAATCTCGCCTATGTTCGTAAAACAGACATCATTCACAGGAGAATTTGTGGCCAACGACTCATCGTCACAGGGCAGTGGCGAGTGGACGCGTGACGACTGGGTGTCGTTCGCCGATCGACTGCTGGCACCTGTTCGTCGTTTTGCCTCGCCGGGCAACGGGCTTGTCACGTTTCCTGGAGCCGAAGGTGGCTACGGTCGCGCTGTGGATGGACTCGAGGGCTTTGCCCGCACGTTTCTGATCGCGGGATTTCGTATAGCCGGCGCTCGAGGCGTCGGCGTTGACGACCTGATCAAATTCTATGCGCGGGGGATCACGACGGGTGTGGACCCGACTGCGGTCGACCGCTGGGTTCGCTGTGAGGAGCATCCCCAGGCAAAGGTCGAGGCGGCGTCGCTCGCGCTTGTGCTCGACCTCACCAGACCGTGGTTGTGGGACACCCTCGACGCGCTCACCCAGCAACGTGTCATCGACTACCTCGCCCCGGTTGTCGGCGACGAGACGTACCCGCGCAACAACTGGCTGTGGTTCCGCGTTGTTGTCCAGACTTTCTTGCGCTCCGTCGGCGGTCCGTGGTCGCAGAGCGACATCGACGATGATCTCGCCCGTCATGACTCATACCGACGGCAGGGAGGGTGGTTCTCTGATGGCGATGGTCGCGCCTTCGACCATTACGCTGGCTGGGCGATGCACCTGTATCCGGTGCTGTGGGCGAGAATGTCCGGTGCAGACGAACTCGCCGGTGACCATGCTGCGACCGACGTTCGTGAGCTCGACAGTTACCTCCAGGATGCTCGTCACCTCGTGGGTGCTGACGGCTCGCCGTTGATTCAGGGGCGAAGCCTGATCTACCGCTTCGCCGCGGCAGCGCCTTTCTGGGCCGGCGTCATCGCGGGTGTGCCGTCAACATCGGCCGGAGCGCTTCGGCACGCAGCCGAGAAGATCGTGCGGCACTTCGACGACAGGGGCGCCCCGAACAACGAGGGTGTTCTGACGATGGGCTGGCATGACGAGTGGCGCCAGCTGGCGCAGACGTACTCTGGCACGGGGTCGCCCTATTGGGCGGCGAAGGGTCTTCTGGGAATCGCGCTTCCCGCCGATCACCCGGTGTGGGTCACTCCGCCCGAGCCACTTCCCGTAGAAATGCGAGACTTCACGCGCATCATCAGCGCTTCGGGGTGGGCAGTATCGGGCACGGCCGACGATGGCATCGTGCGCGTCGCGAACCACGGAACGTCACGAGACGACGATGACGCACTTGTTGGCGATTCGCCTCTGTATGCGCGGCTCGGCTATTCGACGGCCGTCAGCCCATTGCTTGACGAACGCGGGTGGGCAGAACCGCTCGAGCAATCCATTTCGCTCGTCGACGCCGACGGGGCGGGCACCCATCGCTCTGCGCTCGTTCCGCTCGATGTGAGCACAGACGACGCAGCGATCGCCGTCGCGGCCGCGTCGCGATGGAGCGCACATCTCATGAGCTTCGCGTCTGACCAGCAGGGGCACGGATCGGGAATGACCGGCGATGCCGCAGTCGTAGCGAGTGTCACAGCGGTTTCGGTTCTGCGGGGCCCATGGGAAATTCGCCTGGCAAAGGTCAACGACGTCACGCATCCAGGGCGATGGGCGCTGCGCTGGGGCGGATGGCCCGTGCCCGCGAATGGCTCTCTCGTGAGCACCATCCGAGCACTCGGAGAGGATGCCGTCGACACGACGGATTCCCGAACGGGCGCGAGCCCGCTCGCTGCCGTGGTTGATGTGCCCACCGTCACCACGCCTGTCGCAGCTGGAACGTGGCATGCCGTGCACATCACGCTGGCAGGCCGAGTCGAGCGTGAAAACCCCGTGAGAATCACGATCGATGCCGGCCTCGCGAGCATCTCGTGGCCCGACAACACGTCAACCGTTCTTCGGCTGCCGAGCGCAGCATCCGAATCCAACCTGTCCCACCCTGAACTGTCCCACCCCAACCAGTCCCGGCATCAAGGGACGCCCCGGTGATCCGCCTCCGGAATCACCTTTCTTGCAGCAAAGGAGCAGCACGCATGAAACGCACAACACTTGCCATCGCCGGCGTCGCCGTCGCGGCCCTCGCACTCACAGGGTGCTCGGGCAGCGGCGGAACCGCCTCGGGCGGAGACGCCGACACTCTCACGGTCTCGGGCTGGAGCCTCAGCTCGACTCCCGAGTTTCAGCTTCTGGCCGATGGGTTCGAGGCGCAGCATGACGGTGTGACCGTCAAGCTCGTGGAATACGACCCGACCGACTACAACACCCTCGTCACTGCCGACCTCGCCGCGGGCAAAGGCCCCGACGTCATCACACAGAAAGAAGTCAAGTACCTCCCGACATTCCAAGAGGGCGGCCAGCTGCTTGATGTCTCAGACGTCAAGCTGCCTGACGGCATCAGCGGCACGGACTCCTACACCGTCGACGGCACTGTCTATGCGACGCCGTACCGCCAGGACTCCTGGGTGCTCTATTACAACAAGGACCTGTTCGAGCAAGCAGGAGTCGACCAGCCAGACGGTTCGTGGACGTGGGACGACTACGTGGCTGCGGCCGACGCGCTGAAGGCCGGGTTCGAGGATGCTGGTGTGGACGCCACGCCGATTTACCAGCATGGCTGGCAGTCCACCGTTCAGGGCTTCGCTGCAGCGCAGACCGACAGCAGCGTCCTTGACGGCGACTACGGGTACCTCACGGAGTACTACGAGCGAGTGCTCGAGCTGCAGTCGAATGGAGACCAGGTTCCGTTCAACACCGTGACGGCGAACAAGCTCACGTACCAGGGCGAGTTCGGCAAGCAGAGCGCAGCTCTCATGCCCATGGGCTCGTGGTTCACTGCCACTCTCGTTGCGCAGCAGGCATCGGGAGAGGCCGACGACTTTGAATGGGGCATCGCTCCGATTCCCCAGGCAGACGCATCAACGACCGGAACCGACGCGACACCCGTGACGTTCGGCGACCCGACCGGCTTCGGCGTCAACGCCAACGTGAGTGACGAGAAGGCCGATCTGGCTAAGGACTTTCTCGAGTACGCCGCGAGCGAGGACGCCGCGAAGGCTCTTGCAGGCATCGGCATTACGCCGGCATTGCTGACGGATGCCGTCACGAAGGCGTACTTCGACGTCGAAGGAACTCCGCAAGACGAGCTCTCGGAGTTCGCGTTCTCGACGCACGACACGTACCCGGAGAACCCGACGAGCCCCGACACGGCGGCCATTCAGAATATTCTGAATGACCTTCACTCCGCGGTTCTCTCAGGCTCTCAAGACATCGACAGTGCCATTGCCGACGCTGAGGATCGCGTCGCTAACGAGATCGGCTGACATCGCCTAGCCGCCGGTCGGAGAGGCGAGCCACTCCGACCGGCACCACACTTCACACTGGAGCACACATGACCACCACAGCTGAGCGGTCGGCATCATCTGCCGCTGCGCCGCCACCACGTCGCCGGTCGCGACTCCGGCTGCGCAATACCCTGCTCGGGTGGAGCTTTATTCTGCCGAACTTCATCGGGTTCGTGCTGTTGACGCTCATTCCCGTTGTGACAGTCTTCTACATGTCGCTGACGAACTGGAACATCTTCGGATCGTCGCAGTTTCTCGGGTTAGACAACTTCATCAAGCTCGCGGGCGATAAGAGCTTTCACACGGCGTTCCTCAATACGCTTTACTTCGCGGTGATGCACATTCCGCTGACGATCGTCGTATCACTTGGCCTGGCCATGCTCCTGAACTCGAAGCTGCGCGGTGTCGCATTCTTTCGCACAGCCGCCTTCTTTCCGTACATCACATCCATCGTTGCCATCGCTTTGGTGTGGAACCTGCTTTTCAGCCCTCAGTACGGCCCCGTCAACCAGGTGCTCGGATTTCTCGGCATCCAGAGCCCTCCGGGCTGGCTCACCAGCTCGGATTGGGCGATGCCGGCGGTTGTCGTCGTGGAGACCTGGCGCCGAATGGGCTACTACATGGTGCTCTTTCTCGCGGGTCTGCAGACCGTTCCGCGCGAATTGCACGAAGCCGCGCGCACGGACGGCGCAAACGTCGTGCAGCGGTTCTTCAACGTGACGCTTCCAGCCCTGCGCCCGACGATGTTCTTCGTCACCGTCATGCTCACGATCGAGTCGCTGAAGGTGCTCGACCTGATCATCGTGCTCACCGACGGCGGGCCGGGCCAATCGACGACGGTGATCGCGCAATTCATTTGGACGAAGGGCTTCGAAGAAAACCAGTTCGGCTATGCCTCTGCGGCATCCGTCGTGCTGTTCGCTTTGTGTCTTGTCGTGACCATCATTCAGTTCGCCTGGAACAAGCGGAGGGAGGACTGAGCCATGAGCGAGACGAAAGCACTGATCACTCCGCCGGGGGCAGACAAGGTTCTTGCGCGAAAGCGGCCGGCCGCGCCAGCGCGTTCAGCCCGTCAGCGAGTTGGTCGCGTTCTGCTGTATGTGATGTTGATTGCCGCGGCCATCGCCATGCTGATCCCGTTCTTCTGGATGGTGATGAGTTCACTCAAGGACGCGAACTCCGTGTTCTCGGTTCCGATCCGCTGGCTGCCCGACGTGTTCGTCTGGCAGAACTACGTCGAGATCTGGCAGGAGTCGGGGCTGCTCACCTGGATCAAGAACACGCTCATTCTCTCGGTTGGTGTGACGCTGCTTCAGGTGACGACCGGCTCGTTCGCGGCATACGGGTTCTCACGCATCCGGTTCCCCGGGCGAGACGCGTTGTTCCTTCTTTACATCGCAACTATCGCCGTTCCATGGCAGTCGTACATGATTCCGCAGTTCATCATGCTGTCGAACGCGGGCCTCGCAAACACCCTCTGGTCCATTCTGCTTCTGCAGGCGTTCGGCGCGTTCGGCGTCTTTCTCATGAAGCAGTTCTATGAGACCGTTCCCGAGGAGCTCAGCGAGGCGGCGCGTCTAGACGGCCTCAGCGAGTACGGCATCTGGGCGCGCATCATGCTGCCGCTCTCGGTTCCGGCCATCGCGAGCCTGTCGCTTTTGACGTTCGTCAATACGTGGAACGACTTTCTCGGCCCTCTCATCTATCTGCGTGACCCAAGCCTCTGGACGATGCAGCTTGGGCTCAACAACTTCGTGTCGAGCCTGTACGACGTCAACTTCGGCGTGCTCTTCGCCGGGCTGGTGATCTCGGTCGTGCCGATCGCCATCGTCTTCCTTCTCGGGCAGCGATATTTTGTTGAAGGCATCGCAACAAGCGGATTGAAGGGCTGACGGATGCTGAAGCGAATTCCGAACGGACTCTATGCAACGGTCTTTGGCACCGTGTTTCTTGCGATGGGGGTGAACGCTCTTCTCGTTGTCGCCTGCGTGCCGTTCCTTGCACTTCTCATGACGACGGATCCGTCGCTGTCGTGGCCGCTGCTCGCGGTGACGGGTGCGCTCTGCGCGCCGGGTCTCGCGGCATCGTTCTCGGTGTTTCGTCAGCACAAGTCCGGCGAGAACCGAGTCGTGAAGCCATTTGTCGACGCTTTGCGGGCGACATGGAGGGCAGCACTCGCCGTGGGCTTTTTGGTCGCAGGAGTCATTGTCGTTGCTGTCGTCGACCTGGTGATGCTTGTGTCGACGGAGGCGGGGATGCTCGTCGCCCCTGTGCTTGCGGTCGTCGCTGTGATCGCCCTCGCGACGGGTGTGGTCTCGCTCGTGGCAATCAGCGAAACAGCGAGTGCGCGTCTGCGTGACATCGTGCGGGTTGCCGCAGTGATGAGCGTTCGGCGCTGGTACCTCACGGCGGCGTCGCTTGTCGTGATCGGCATCCAAGCGGCAATCGTTGTTGCCGCGCCAGCCCTCGGCATCGGCATCACCTCGG
The Paramicrobacterium chengjingii DNA segment above includes these coding regions:
- a CDS encoding substrate-binding domain-containing protein; the protein is MNEPNAPLAASRRKAILRALASAGSVRITALTDQLGVTAVTLRRDLKLMEAEGLLLRVHGGAVPPEGGIVADAVERRTTISTVGVLVPSLSYYWPGVVRGIEERASSNGARVLVRGTSYELQDERPVLQRMVEREGADAFIVAPNTDTPHAGDVVEWLHDTGLPFVLAERDATMPVDSTPAESVTTDHALGAAMAAHHLAELGHRRLSLITTQDSPTSRKIISGWRPGCASVNVTATEHVVADHRTPEFGTSAARILDRLKDEGVTGVLIHPDAVALAIVDLALARGLSIPGDLSVIAYDDEIARLGSPALTAVHPPRFELGRTAYDLLLGRLADPDRAAHRVLLSPSLNVRASAAAPGTPS
- a CDS encoding heparinase II/III domain-containing protein — encoded protein: MTMKRMDAGPLLSVVISQLGCTVHQLPTALENRLLSPSASLPAPPAHDRDAWRNAAAPELVRRALADSGTSWPQPLAHDAARYHHDGDRGTWEQHAFARVQRSSRSVIAATLTGDETWLPEVLDGVILLCEQSSWCWPAHDEAHVRREWVLPDVTAPVIDLGAGEIAAHLAWLDHVLGAELEALYPGVRERIRHEVRSRVFDPFVTRSDWWWMGDERTTINWTPWILGNILTAALRLLDSPADAALRAQIVGRVMVGLDRYVADLPTDGAVDEGYQYWWAGAARLLEALDLLAFATGDAVDPLSAIPTVRETIAFPHRMHLGGDWFVSVADARARSREPQPWHVLARAGRRVGDRQAIEFARSQHPIIDADETMNLGRLLLSLTDEHADDSGRAPLPERVWLPSTQMLIVRETAGASRGLTVVAKGGHNDESHNHNDVGSVIVASDGVPVVVDAGRPTYTAQTFSENRYALWMMQSSWHSAPVIAGHTQLTGSDHAASAVSVDNDALSFELASAYGLADRVSWNRVARLDRSARSATVHDSWTWLDDALRDASLSEVRLLLAGHVTLFSGTARVVPLDGATPVELTWNPPAPARLTARHLDDPLQTDVWGERLTRLDIDVSALSEVTVTIRQDCSGGER
- a CDS encoding DUF2264 domain-containing protein, producing MANDSSSQGSGEWTRDDWVSFADRLLAPVRRFASPGNGLVTFPGAEGGYGRAVDGLEGFARTFLIAGFRIAGARGVGVDDLIKFYARGITTGVDPTAVDRWVRCEEHPQAKVEAASLALVLDLTRPWLWDTLDALTQQRVIDYLAPVVGDETYPRNNWLWFRVVVQTFLRSVGGPWSQSDIDDDLARHDSYRRQGGWFSDGDGRAFDHYAGWAMHLYPVLWARMSGADELAGDHAATDVRELDSYLQDARHLVGADGSPLIQGRSLIYRFAAAAPFWAGVIAGVPSTSAGALRHAAEKIVRHFDDRGAPNNEGVLTMGWHDEWRQLAQTYSGTGSPYWAAKGLLGIALPADHPVWVTPPEPLPVEMRDFTRIISASGWAVSGTADDGIVRVANHGTSRDDDDALVGDSPLYARLGYSTAVSPLLDERGWAEPLEQSISLVDADGAGTHRSALVPLDVSTDDAAIAVAAASRWSAHLMSFASDQQGHGSGMTGDAAVVASVTAVSVLRGPWEIRLAKVNDVTHPGRWALRWGGWPVPANGSLVSTIRALGEDAVDTTDSRTGASPLAAVVDVPTVTTPVAAGTWHAVHITLAGRVERENPVRITIDAGLASISWPDNTSTVLRLPSAASESNLSHPELSHPNQSRHQGTPR
- a CDS encoding ABC transporter substrate-binding protein, coding for MKRTTLAIAGVAVAALALTGCSGSGGTASGGDADTLTVSGWSLSSTPEFQLLADGFEAQHDGVTVKLVEYDPTDYNTLVTADLAAGKGPDVITQKEVKYLPTFQEGGQLLDVSDVKLPDGISGTDSYTVDGTVYATPYRQDSWVLYYNKDLFEQAGVDQPDGSWTWDDYVAAADALKAGFEDAGVDATPIYQHGWQSTVQGFAAAQTDSSVLDGDYGYLTEYYERVLELQSNGDQVPFNTVTANKLTYQGEFGKQSAALMPMGSWFTATLVAQQASGEADDFEWGIAPIPQADASTTGTDATPVTFGDPTGFGVNANVSDEKADLAKDFLEYAASEDAAKALAGIGITPALLTDAVTKAYFDVEGTPQDELSEFAFSTHDTYPENPTSPDTAAIQNILNDLHSAVLSGSQDIDSAIADAEDRVANEIG
- a CDS encoding carbohydrate ABC transporter permease; amino-acid sequence: MTTTAERSASSAAAPPPRRRSRLRLRNTLLGWSFILPNFIGFVLLTLIPVVTVFYMSLTNWNIFGSSQFLGLDNFIKLAGDKSFHTAFLNTLYFAVMHIPLTIVVSLGLAMLLNSKLRGVAFFRTAAFFPYITSIVAIALVWNLLFSPQYGPVNQVLGFLGIQSPPGWLTSSDWAMPAVVVVETWRRMGYYMVLFLAGLQTVPRELHEAARTDGANVVQRFFNVTLPALRPTMFFVTVMLTIESLKVLDLIIVLTDGGPGQSTTVIAQFIWTKGFEENQFGYASAASVVLFALCLVVTIIQFAWNKRRED
- a CDS encoding carbohydrate ABC transporter permease; translation: MSETKALITPPGADKVLARKRPAAPARSARQRVGRVLLYVMLIAAAIAMLIPFFWMVMSSLKDANSVFSVPIRWLPDVFVWQNYVEIWQESGLLTWIKNTLILSVGVTLLQVTTGSFAAYGFSRIRFPGRDALFLLYIATIAVPWQSYMIPQFIMLSNAGLANTLWSILLLQAFGAFGVFLMKQFYETVPEELSEAARLDGLSEYGIWARIMLPLSVPAIASLSLLTFVNTWNDFLGPLIYLRDPSLWTMQLGLNNFVSSLYDVNFGVLFAGLVISVVPIAIVFLLGQRYFVEGIATSGLKG
- a CDS encoding ferredoxin-NADPH reductase — protein: MLKRIPNGLYATVFGTVFLAMGVNALLVVACVPFLALLMTTDPSLSWPLLAVTGALCAPGLAASFSVFRQHKSGENRVVKPFVDALRATWRAALAVGFLVAGVIVVAVVDLVMLVSTEAGMLVAPVLAVVAVIALATGVVSLVAISETASARLRDIVRVAAVMSVRRWYLTAASLVVIGIQAAIVVAAPALGIGITSAACLYVVWAGARFALQPAVAPVSQGAAA